From Proteiniborus sp. MB09-C3, the proteins below share one genomic window:
- a CDS encoding ferritin, translating to MLSEKLEKALNDQMNFEFLSAHYYLAMAAYFEDQDLSGFGHFFIVQAEEERFHAMKFYNFINEMDERATIQAISEPQNEFKSYIDVFETALKHEKEVTKRIYNLMDIATEEREHATISFLKWFIDEQVEEEASMKNIIKKLQRIGDDNHAVYALDQELSARVFTPPAE from the coding sequence ATGTTATCAGAAAAACTAGAAAAAGCATTAAATGATCAAATGAATTTTGAATTTTTATCAGCTCATTATTATCTTGCTATGGCAGCATATTTTGAAGATCAAGATTTAAGTGGTTTTGGCCATTTCTTTATAGTTCAGGCAGAAGAAGAAAGATTCCATGCAATGAAGTTCTATAACTTTATCAATGAAATGGATGAAAGAGCCACTATACAGGCTATAAGTGAACCTCAAAACGAATTCAAATCTTATATTGATGTATTTGAAACTGCATTAAAGCATGAAAAAGAAGTGACTAAAAGAATCTATAATTTAATGGATATAGCAACTGAAGAAAGAGAGCATGCGACTATAAGCTTCCTAAAATGGTTTATAGATGAACAAGTAGAAGAAGAAGCAAGCATGAAAAATATTATCAAGAAGCTACAAAGAATAGGCGATGACAATCATGCTGTGTATGCACTAGACCAAGAATTATCAGCACGTGTATTTACTCCTCCAGCTGAATAA
- the pglZ gene encoding BREX-1 system phosphatase PglZ type A, translated as MNLTEIKKILEENLNKEPSDGKRRNIVFWYDSDGEFTEEINELELENAKILHLTDRNSFYIKHILEKEDTTSNYLIYSPNPKPLPRENWLLDIEKYSTQFSTDKATVMMRNLGVEDETLRNVFKKHIKFFNNKERYKKFSSYNIQNYTEEKVEVGVLSSLCKLPIIDFDLVVKTLLIEEIKGEDRYLEEINKFGDIDVFWNIVEKKYGYHLEERNLEQLMLMFLITSLSSNLEARISSTWEKFISSKKSDVIIFIDHFMSHSVDHEMYDAMANNMEKKLNIKEYIKRWDIEDYIKCDNFRAFDEEIISRLITNLVENTGEYENYRKIINRRKTTHWYNKLSNEYETLYYGMEILRLENELQKSIKGFTAYELLENYTKAYYLFDYFYRKFYLAYDNIDNKDSFSELVEVIENIYTNWYLEELSMKWSQIIENELINDIRISGLTKQHDFYSQYVSPYIRNEERVFVIISDAFRYEAAKEFSDILNRDRRGKAELSFMQGVMPSYTKLGMATLLPHKQIEINDKSEVIVDGLNSSGTENRQKILSNYSTDVVAIQYNHIKDMSRAEYKEVFEGKKLIYIYHNAIDAIGDKASTERDVFPAVEKTFEDLNNLIKNLVNNVSATNIYITADHGFIYRRSSLQEYNKIGKADVKAIDEGRRFILSEDKIEEQGLLSIPMKYLLGEESRLNAIIPKGVTRFRVQGAGDNYVHGGGALQEIIIPVIKFKNIRKDEFKSSKVEVKLTNISRKITNRIIYLEFFQTEKVEEKKTPIRLRLYFVDEEDNRISNENIIIADSRSSKPEERTFRERFTLKDQAYDKGKKYYLVMEDEDETAEKVYDKVPFMIDLAIVNDFGF; from the coding sequence GTGAACTTAACAGAAATAAAAAAGATACTAGAAGAAAATTTAAATAAAGAGCCATCTGATGGAAAACGTAGAAATATAGTATTCTGGTATGACTCAGATGGAGAATTTACAGAAGAAATTAATGAACTAGAACTTGAAAACGCTAAGATTTTGCACTTAACTGATAGAAACAGCTTTTATATAAAGCATATACTCGAAAAAGAAGACACAACTTCAAATTATCTGATTTATTCACCTAACCCTAAGCCATTACCAAGAGAAAACTGGCTATTAGATATTGAAAAGTACAGTACACAGTTTTCAACTGACAAAGCAACTGTCATGATGAGAAATCTAGGGGTAGAGGATGAAACTCTAAGAAATGTATTTAAGAAACATATAAAATTCTTTAATAACAAGGAAAGATATAAAAAGTTTTCCTCATATAATATTCAAAACTATACAGAGGAAAAGGTTGAAGTTGGAGTTTTATCTTCTCTTTGTAAACTACCGATCATAGACTTTGATTTAGTAGTCAAAACTCTACTGATAGAAGAAATAAAGGGTGAGGATAGATATTTAGAAGAGATTAATAAGTTTGGGGATATAGATGTATTCTGGAACATAGTAGAGAAAAAGTATGGATATCACCTAGAAGAAAGAAATCTTGAACAGCTAATGCTTATGTTCTTAATAACAAGCTTAAGCTCTAATCTAGAGGCAAGAATATCAAGTACCTGGGAGAAGTTCATTTCCTCAAAGAAAAGTGATGTCATTATATTTATTGACCATTTTATGAGTCATTCTGTGGACCATGAAATGTATGATGCTATGGCTAATAATATGGAGAAAAAGCTAAATATAAAGGAATATATCAAGAGATGGGACATAGAGGATTATATTAAATGTGATAACTTCAGAGCTTTCGATGAAGAAATAATAAGTAGATTAATTACAAATTTAGTAGAAAACACTGGAGAATATGAGAATTATAGAAAGATCATTAACAGAAGAAAAACTACTCATTGGTACAATAAATTAAGTAATGAGTATGAAACACTATATTACGGAATGGAAATTTTAAGGCTAGAAAACGAATTACAGAAATCTATTAAAGGATTCACAGCATATGAACTATTAGAAAACTATACTAAAGCCTATTATCTTTTCGACTATTTTTATAGGAAATTCTATTTAGCTTATGACAACATAGATAATAAAGACAGTTTTTCTGAGCTTGTAGAGGTAATTGAAAATATTTATACAAATTGGTATTTAGAAGAACTGTCTATGAAATGGTCCCAAATTATTGAAAATGAGCTTATTAATGATATAAGAATTAGTGGACTTACAAAACAGCATGATTTTTATTCTCAATATGTTTCACCATATATACGAAATGAGGAAAGAGTATTTGTAATCATATCAGATGCATTCAGATATGAAGCTGCAAAGGAATTTAGTGATATACTAAATAGAGATAGAAGAGGTAAGGCTGAGCTTTCATTTATGCAGGGAGTCATGCCTTCTTATACAAAGCTAGGAATGGCGACACTACTTCCACATAAGCAAATAGAGATTAATGATAAATCCGAGGTAATAGTAGATGGCTTAAATTCATCAGGAACAGAAAACAGGCAAAAAATACTTTCAAACTACTCAACAGATGTAGTAGCTATACAGTATAACCATATTAAGGATATGAGTAGGGCAGAATACAAGGAAGTATTTGAGGGAAAGAAGCTAATCTATATCTATCACAATGCTATTGATGCTATAGGGGACAAGGCTTCTACGGAAAGAGATGTATTTCCAGCAGTTGAAAAGACATTTGAGGATTTAAATAACTTAATTAAGAATCTAGTCAACAATGTAAGTGCTACAAATATTTACATTACAGCAGATCATGGATTTATTTACAGAAGGTCATCATTACAGGAATATAACAAAATAGGAAAAGCTGATGTAAAGGCAATAGATGAGGGAAGAAGATTTATCCTTTCTGAAGACAAGATTGAAGAGCAGGGGCTGTTATCTATACCTATGAAGTATTTACTTGGAGAAGAATCAAGGCTAAATGCAATAATTCCAAAAGGCGTTACTAGATTTAGAGTACAAGGTGCTGGTGATAATTATGTTCATGGTGGTGGTGCTCTTCAGGAAATAATCATTCCTGTGATTAAGTTTAAAAATATCAGAAAAGACGAATTCAAATCATCTAAGGTAGAAGTGAAGCTTACAAATATATCAAGGAAGATTACAAATAGAATTATCTACCTAGAATTCTTCCAAACAGAAAAGGTAGAGGAAAAGAAAACTCCTATTAGATTGAGACTTTACTTTGTAGATGAGGAAGATAACAGAATTTCTAATGAAAATATTATTATTGCTGATAGTAGATCATCCAAACCTGAAGAACGTACATTTAGAGAGAGATTTACATTAAAGGATCAAGCTTATGATAAGGGTAAAAAATATTATTTAGTTATGGAAGATGAGGATGAAACAGCAGAAAAAGTCTACGACAAAGTACCATTTATGATTGACTTAGCAATTGTAAATGACTTTGGATTTTAA
- a CDS encoding iron dependent repressor, metal binding and dimerization domain protein, producing MLSPSLEDYLEEAYRLSTYNKEIRIKDVSECLNVSMPSVVKGLRKLNRLGYIVYQPYEKIELTDRGKIKGSFLVERNKILKDFVGMIGADCDIKQEAEAMEHYLTISTIKAIEKLVKFFTENEKLLLEFRNYKAESILDD from the coding sequence ATGTTGTCACCAAGCTTAGAGGATTATCTAGAAGAGGCCTATAGGCTAAGTACTTATAATAAAGAAATAAGGATAAAGGATGTCTCTGAATGCTTAAATGTTTCTATGCCATCTGTTGTAAAAGGCCTTAGAAAATTAAATCGATTAGGATATATAGTATATCAACCATATGAAAAAATTGAATTAACTGATAGAGGAAAGATAAAAGGCTCTTTTCTTGTGGAGAGAAATAAAATACTAAAGGATTTTGTTGGAATGATTGGGGCAGATTGTGATATAAAACAGGAAGCAGAAGCAATGGAGCATTACCTTACCATATCTACTATAAAAGCCATCGAAAAGCTAGTGAAGTTTTTTACCGAAAATGAAAAGCTTCTATTAGAGTTTAGAAATTATAAAGCTGAAAGTATATTGGATGATTAA
- a CDS encoding FeoB small GTPase domain-containing protein translates to MGLTSQSSGLSLLKEKFNLTKKAEEQIIIALAGNPNTGKSTLFNYLTGLNQHTGNWPGKTVSNAQGSFKYKDKEYLLVDLPGTYSILANSQEEEVARDFICFGNPKITIVIADATCLERNLNLTLQIMELADNVILCLNLIDEAARKGIKIDISKLEEELKIPVIPMVARDGTGVDMLKETIDEMIEEKLQPKPLKIIYNDKIESLVSEIIENLPEFVRENYNARWIALRLIDGDNSILESIQEFLMKDVHMEAEV, encoded by the coding sequence ATGGGTCTCACTAGTCAATCTAGCGGATTATCGCTTTTAAAGGAAAAGTTTAATTTAACAAAAAAAGCTGAGGAACAAATTATTATTGCCCTTGCAGGTAATCCAAACACAGGAAAAAGCACTTTGTTTAATTATCTCACAGGATTAAATCAACATACAGGAAATTGGCCTGGCAAAACCGTTTCAAATGCTCAGGGAAGCTTTAAGTACAAGGATAAGGAATATTTATTAGTCGATTTACCTGGAACCTATTCTATTCTCGCTAACTCTCAGGAAGAAGAAGTTGCTAGAGATTTCATATGCTTTGGAAATCCTAAGATTACAATAGTTATTGCAGATGCTACATGCCTTGAAAGAAATCTAAATCTCACACTTCAAATAATGGAATTAGCTGATAATGTAATACTTTGTCTCAATTTAATAGATGAAGCCGCCAGAAAAGGTATAAAAATTGATATATCTAAATTAGAAGAAGAGCTAAAAATACCTGTAATTCCAATGGTTGCTAGAGATGGAACGGGAGTAGATATGTTAAAGGAAACAATAGATGAGATGATAGAAGAAAAACTTCAGCCAAAGCCTTTGAAAATTATCTACAATGATAAAATTGAATCTTTAGTATCTGAAATAATAGAAAATCTCCCTGAGTTTGTAAGAGAAAATTATAATGCAAGATGGATAGCATTGAGACTTATTGACGGCGACAATAGTATATTAGAATCTATACAGGAATTTTTAATGAAAGATGTTCATATGGAAGCTGAGGTGTAA
- a CDS encoding AAA family ATPase — translation MKYIDSVYIDGFRGFKDFKLSNLKDINFIVGENNTGKTSLMEAINILEYPGEIGHFINVLRQREGFDLSTPFHSFENSLSKNNFNGYKNVQIEAIIKNKSIICNVHVLPFETIKSGSFKPKVKAFEGFIAYEEIDFEANRFENKLYIDEETDRLKVTDSDSFSPIKMTRVMPFDHVDKEIINGVIKKGKKSEIIEVIKLFDKDIIGIETIQEENGVKTYIQHKTTGMLPISAYGDGLKKVIYLSSGIINTKEGVLLIDEIETAIHYNALKEVFEWIIEAANRYKVQIFATTHSSEALDALMECAMGLKGEQYLKESINIITLKKGDDYYHTKVRVLDGLEAYKFREDFNMELRG, via the coding sequence ATGAAGTATATAGATTCAGTATATATAGATGGGTTTAGAGGATTTAAAGATTTTAAATTATCGAATTTGAAAGATATCAACTTTATTGTAGGAGAAAATAATACTGGCAAAACCTCTTTAATGGAAGCCATTAATATATTGGAATATCCAGGGGAAATAGGACACTTTATAAATGTGTTGAGACAAAGGGAAGGCTTCGATCTAAGTACTCCTTTTCATAGTTTTGAAAACAGCTTAAGTAAAAATAATTTTAATGGTTATAAAAATGTTCAGATTGAAGCAATTATCAAAAATAAAAGTATAATATGCAATGTACATGTTTTACCTTTTGAAACAATAAAGAGCGGTTCATTTAAACCTAAAGTTAAAGCCTTTGAGGGATTTATAGCATATGAGGAAATTGATTTTGAAGCAAATAGATTTGAAAATAAATTATACATAGACGAAGAAACTGATAGGCTAAAGGTTACTGATAGTGATAGTTTTTCTCCTATAAAGATGACAAGGGTAATGCCATTTGATCATGTTGATAAAGAAATAATAAATGGAGTTATCAAAAAGGGCAAAAAGTCTGAGATTATCGAAGTTATAAAACTATTTGACAAAGATATCATTGGAATAGAGACTATCCAAGAAGAAAATGGAGTTAAAACCTATATACAACACAAAACCACAGGCATGTTGCCTATTTCTGCTTATGGAGATGGATTAAAAAAAGTGATTTATCTATCTTCAGGTATAATCAATACAAAAGAAGGGGTCTTACTAATTGACGAAATAGAAACTGCAATTCATTACAATGCATTGAAGGAAGTATTTGAATGGATTATAGAAGCTGCCAATAGGTATAAAGTACAGATATTTGCAACAACTCATAGCTCAGAGGCCCTAGATGCATTGATGGAATGTGCTATGGGATTAAAGGGAGAACAATATTTAAAAGAATCTATAAATATCATTACCTTAAAAAAAGGTGATGATTATTACCATACCAAGGTAAGAGTTTTAGATGGCCTCGAGGCATATAAATTTAGAGAAGATTTTAATATGGAGTTGAGAGGATGA
- a CDS encoding sodium ion-translocating decarboxylase subunit beta, translated as MEQLTMGIKSLTLGNLGMFIIGGFLIYLAIKKDFEPMLLLPIGFGAILTNLPVIEGIPGIASPEGVLGILKDAGITTELFPALIFIAVGAMIDFEPLLKMPSMLFFGAAAQFGIFMTLLFALLLGFDINDAAAIGIIGAADGPTSIFVASRFSPKYFGAISVAAYSYMALVPLIQPPVIKLLTTKDERKIRMEYKDVKISKMVKILFPILVTIVAGIIAPISVTLVGLLMFGNLIRESGVLERLSKSAQNELANLVTLLLGITIGSTMHASEFLQLDTLKILGLGLFAFVFDTAGGVIFAKFLNLFVKKKYNPMVGAAGISAFPMSARVIQRLAKEEDPTNFILMQAVSANVAGQIGSIIAGSVIVALLSQGGF; from the coding sequence TTGGAGCAATTAACAATGGGAATTAAAAGTCTTACACTTGGAAATCTAGGAATGTTTATTATAGGTGGCTTTTTAATATACCTAGCAATAAAAAAAGATTTCGAACCTATGCTTCTTTTGCCTATTGGATTTGGAGCGATTTTGACAAATCTTCCTGTTATTGAGGGCATACCTGGCATAGCAAGTCCAGAGGGCGTATTAGGAATACTAAAAGATGCAGGTATAACTACAGAACTATTTCCTGCATTAATATTTATTGCAGTGGGGGCAATGATAGATTTTGAGCCGCTTTTGAAGATGCCTTCCATGTTATTCTTTGGAGCAGCAGCACAGTTTGGAATATTTATGACATTATTATTTGCACTACTTCTAGGTTTTGATATAAATGATGCTGCAGCCATAGGTATTATAGGAGCAGCAGATGGACCTACTTCCATCTTTGTTGCCAGTAGGTTTTCGCCTAAATATTTTGGGGCTATATCTGTAGCCGCATATTCTTATATGGCTTTAGTACCATTAATACAGCCACCAGTTATTAAATTGCTTACTACAAAAGATGAACGAAAAATAAGAATGGAGTATAAAGATGTAAAGATATCTAAGATGGTAAAGATACTTTTTCCTATTCTGGTTACAATTGTGGCTGGAATTATAGCGCCTATTAGTGTTACACTAGTTGGCTTATTGATGTTTGGAAACTTAATAAGAGAATCCGGAGTTCTAGAAAGACTTTCAAAATCTGCTCAAAATGAATTAGCAAACCTTGTAACCTTACTTTTGGGTATAACAATTGGTTCCACAATGCATGCATCAGAATTTTTACAGCTTGATACATTGAAGATATTGGGATTAGGACTATTTGCTTTCGTATTTGATACAGCGGGTGGAGTAATATTTGCAAAATTTTTAAACCTATTCGTAAAGAAAAAGTACAATCCTATGGTTGGAGCAGCTGGTATTTCAGCTTTTCCTATGTCAGCTAGGGTAATACAAAGGCTTGCAAAGGAAGAGGACCCAACAAACTTCATATTGATGCAGGCTGTAAGTGCAAACGTGGCAGGACAGATAGGCTCTATCATTGCGGGAAGCGTAATAGTCGCATTGCTTTCTCAAGGAGGTTTTTAA
- a CDS encoding alpha/beta-type small acid-soluble spore protein, with the protein MPNNNNNKIVVPEARQALNQMKTEIASELGLSNYQTTDKGNLSSRQNGYVGGYMTKRLVEMAQRNLGGTTR; encoded by the coding sequence ATGCCTAACAATAACAATAACAAAATAGTAGTTCCTGAGGCTCGTCAAGCTCTTAATCAAATGAAGACTGAAATAGCTAGCGAACTTGGTTTAAGCAACTACCAAACAACAGATAAAGGAAATCTATCTTCTAGACAAAATGGTTATGTTGGTGGATATATGACAAAAAGACTAGTAGAAATGGCCCAAAGAAACTTAGGTGGAACTACTAGATAG
- a CDS encoding nucleoside recognition domain-containing protein, which yields MDSESLGDSIVATIYEKAENIANSVVLVNDKRKINWDKKLDDILTSKLTGYPIMLLLLGVVFWITIEGANYPSQLLANVLFGFEDNLSSFFIYVNAPNWLHGILILGMYRTLAWVVAVMLPPMAIFFPLFTLLEDLGYLPRVAFNLDNAFRKAGTHGKQSLTMSMGFGCNAAGIVACRIIDSPRERLIAMITNNFVPCNGRFPTLIAISTIFFGGLGIIGERSSSILATLSVVFMILIGIIVTLIVSRLLSSTILKGVPSSFTLELPPYRKPQIGKILVRSLLDRTLFVLGRAIIVAAPAGAITWLFANIMIGDTSLLNLSAGFLQPFGKLLGLDGFILMAFILGLPANEIVLPILIMSYMSQGAMLEFDNLHTLKSLLIDNGWTWVTGFNFMLFSLLHFPCATTLLTMRKESNGIKWPLFTLVLTTGIAIAVTFAIRILFTVLGIA from the coding sequence ATGGATAGTGAATCTCTCGGTGATAGTATTGTCGCAACAATATATGAAAAGGCTGAAAACATAGCTAACTCAGTTGTTCTTGTCAATGATAAAAGAAAAATAAACTGGGATAAAAAGCTAGATGATATTTTGACTTCAAAATTAACGGGATACCCTATCATGCTGCTTCTGTTAGGTGTAGTATTTTGGATAACTATAGAAGGAGCAAACTATCCTTCTCAATTGCTTGCAAATGTACTATTTGGGTTTGAAGATAATTTAAGCAGCTTTTTCATATATGTTAATGCACCTAATTGGTTGCATGGAATACTAATTCTTGGAATGTATAGGACTTTAGCATGGGTAGTTGCAGTAATGCTTCCTCCAATGGCTATATTTTTCCCCTTATTTACTCTTTTAGAAGACTTAGGATACCTGCCTAGAGTCGCCTTTAATTTAGATAATGCATTTAGAAAAGCAGGCACCCATGGAAAGCAATCTCTAACTATGAGCATGGGCTTTGGTTGCAATGCTGCTGGAATAGTAGCCTGCCGTATTATAGATTCGCCAAGAGAAAGGCTAATAGCAATGATAACTAATAATTTTGTTCCATGTAATGGTAGATTTCCAACACTTATAGCTATATCAACTATTTTTTTTGGTGGGTTGGGCATAATTGGTGAAAGGTCCAGCTCCATATTGGCAACATTATCTGTGGTCTTTATGATACTTATTGGAATAATTGTCACCCTAATAGTATCTAGGCTCTTATCATCCACAATTTTAAAGGGAGTTCCTTCATCATTTACTCTAGAGCTACCTCCCTATAGAAAACCACAGATTGGTAAAATACTTGTGAGATCTCTCCTAGATAGAACCCTGTTTGTACTTGGCAGAGCAATTATAGTTGCAGCTCCTGCTGGTGCTATAACCTGGCTATTTGCAAATATTATGATAGGCGATACTAGCTTGTTAAATTTAAGTGCTGGATTTCTTCAGCCCTTTGGAAAACTCCTAGGTTTAGATGGATTTATACTTATGGCCTTTATACTAGGTCTTCCAGCCAATGAAATTGTTCTTCCAATACTGATAATGAGCTATATGTCTCAAGGGGCTATGCTTGAATTTGATAACCTGCATACACTAAAGAGCCTTCTAATAGACAATGGCTGGACTTGGGTAACTGGATTCAACTTTATGCTTTTCTCTCTATTACATTTTCCATGTGCAACTACTTTATTGACAATGCGCAAGGAATCCAATGGTATAAAATGGCCTCTATTTACACTTGTACTAACTACAGGAATAGCTATAGCTGTTACCTTTGCTATAAGAATCTTGTTTACTGTTTTGGGTATAGCATAG
- a CDS encoding FeoA family protein produces METYNNVSIKFNQLKHENILLNQLPVGKTARIKEILNSGITRRRFLDLGIIPNSTISVERLSPSGNPIAFNIRGSIIALRKEEAQNIIVKPL; encoded by the coding sequence ATGGAAACTTATAATAATGTTTCAATAAAATTTAACCAGTTAAAACATGAAAATATACTACTGAATCAATTACCAGTAGGTAAAACAGCAAGAATTAAAGAAATATTAAATAGCGGTATAACTAGAAGAAGATTTCTTGATTTAGGGATTATTCCAAACTCTACTATTTCTGTAGAGAGGTTAAGTCCATCAGGCAATCCTATAGCCTTTAATATAAGAGGTTCTATAATTGCTTTAAGAAAAGAAGAAGCACAAAATATAATTGTAAAGCCACTATAA
- a CDS encoding DUF3226 domain-containing protein — MKNIIFCEGKTDAILLSYYLGEVVRWSFNKKLTKNIGLPIRNFENEEVNVYTKGEDELVIWAVGGASNFNFALTNIIEANKAFEKENSYKKLVILTDRDQAEDDREILERFECNLINQEIRVGTLRNNEWSTCSYLNKYDEENEVKVLPIIIPFNKKGGLETFILDAITDFGEEEAYIVNKSKEYINGFDLINYLNNQRLKLKGELAVTLGTMFPQKTFTPIDSMLKDINWEEYRTIQEGFRKLEEI, encoded by the coding sequence ATGAAAAATATAATTTTTTGTGAGGGGAAAACAGATGCAATCCTTCTGAGCTATTATCTTGGTGAAGTAGTAAGGTGGAGCTTTAATAAAAAGTTAACCAAAAACATTGGGCTACCAATAAGAAATTTTGAGAATGAAGAAGTTAATGTATATACAAAAGGTGAAGATGAACTAGTCATCTGGGCAGTAGGAGGAGCAAGTAATTTTAATTTTGCTCTAACCAATATTATCGAAGCCAACAAGGCTTTTGAAAAAGAGAATTCCTATAAAAAGCTTGTTATTCTAACGGATCGTGACCAAGCTGAAGATGATAGAGAAATATTAGAAAGATTTGAGTGCAATCTCATTAATCAAGAAATTCGTGTAGGCACTTTAAGGAATAATGAATGGAGTACTTGTAGTTACTTAAATAAATATGATGAGGAAAATGAAGTGAAAGTACTACCTATCATTATTCCTTTTAATAAAAAGGGTGGCCTAGAAACTTTTATTTTAGATGCTATTACTGATTTTGGTGAAGAGGAAGCATATATAGTAAACAAGAGTAAAGAATATATCAATGGATTTGATTTGATTAACTATCTAAATAATCAAAGACTCAAACTAAAAGGTGAATTAGCAGTTACACTTGGAACAATGTTTCCTCAAAAAACATTTACACCTATTGATTCTATGCTAAAAGATATTAACTGGGAAGAATATAGGACAATACAAGAAGGATTTAGAAAGCTAGAAGAAATATAA
- a CDS encoding manganese efflux pump encodes MHFYNLTIISIALGLDAFSIAFSVGLNKKTTKKKAVILIMVFGFFQFLFVTVGGCFGGLFNMYIFHLSSRLGGIIVFLVGMLMFKEGLSKEEKLSNLNFIIIMLLGICVSIDALVIGFTLFSNFNIETLIVRNSSVIGFICSLLTAIGLIISKKMRKSFFLKNYATLLGGIILILFGIKMALC; translated from the coding sequence ATGCATTTTTATAACTTAACCATTATCTCTATAGCTCTTGGACTTGATGCCTTTAGTATTGCATTTTCGGTAGGTCTTAATAAAAAGACCACTAAAAAAAAGGCAGTTATATTGATAATGGTTTTTGGTTTTTTTCAGTTTTTATTTGTTACTGTGGGTGGTTGCTTTGGTGGGCTTTTTAACATGTATATATTTCATTTATCATCTAGGCTTGGAGGTATAATAGTTTTTTTAGTTGGCATGCTAATGTTTAAGGAAGGCCTTTCAAAGGAAGAAAAATTGAGCAATTTAAATTTCATAATAATTATGCTTTTAGGTATATGCGTAAGTATTGATGCCTTAGTTATAGGATTTACTCTGTTTAGCAATTTTAATATCGAAACACTTATAGTGAGAAATTCTTCTGTTATAGGGTTTATATGCTCTTTGCTTACAGCTATCGGTTTAATAATTAGTAAAAAAATGCGTAAAAGTTTTTTCCTAAAGAATTACGCAACTCTTTTAGGTGGAATCATATTGATACTATTTGGAATTAAAATGGCACTCTGCTAA
- a CDS encoding L,D-transpeptidase family protein — MSRRTFIVTVGFLCILVVLLIGDFIITNTSTYKNKNRDGKLVEIYNENDDLKDRNLSILIEIDSKLLYLIDTDTNEIVKKYVVATGKPETPTPIGSFKIAHKAIWGEGFGTRWMGLDVPWGRYGIHGTNKPQSIGFNASQGCIRMNNRDVEELYDFVKQGTSVAIVGGPYGPFNHGFRVLMHGDRGADVQEVQKRLKQLGYYTGSIDGVFGNGLRAAVIKFYAANKMPKNDRIDLDVYEKLNIVLMD; from the coding sequence ATGTCTAGGCGCACTTTTATAGTTACTGTAGGTTTTTTATGCATACTTGTAGTTCTTCTCATAGGAGACTTTATTATAACCAATACAAGCACCTATAAAAATAAGAATAGAGACGGAAAGCTTGTAGAAATATATAATGAAAATGATGATTTGAAAGATAGAAACTTATCTATACTCATAGAGATAGATTCAAAGTTGCTATATTTAATTGATACTGATACTAATGAGATAGTAAAAAAATATGTTGTGGCTACAGGAAAGCCAGAAACTCCAACTCCCATTGGAAGCTTTAAGATAGCACATAAGGCAATTTGGGGTGAAGGCTTTGGAACTAGATGGATGGGGCTAGATGTTCCTTGGGGAAGATATGGAATCCATGGTACAAACAAACCTCAATCTATTGGCTTTAATGCTTCTCAAGGATGTATTAGAATGAACAATAGAGATGTGGAGGAGCTTTATGATTTTGTAAAGCAGGGAACTAGTGTTGCAATAGTAGGAGGACCCTATGGACCCTTTAATCATGGATTCAGGGTTTTAATGCATGGAGATAGGGGAGCAGATGTACAAGAGGTTCAGAAAAGGCTGAAACAATTAGGATATTATACTGGATCAATAGACGGTGTATTTGGTAATGGACTTAGGGCAGCTGTCATTAAATTCTATGCTGCTAATAAAATGCCTAAGAATGATAGGATAGACTTAGATGTCTATGAAAAGCTTAATATAGTTTTAATGGATTAG
- a CDS encoding OadG family protein, translated as MENIGAGLEMMLYGIATTFSILIIFYFGIKFLTKIFPEK; from the coding sequence ATGGAGAATATTGGAGCAGGCTTAGAAATGATGCTATATGGCATAGCAACCACTTTTTCAATTTTAATCATATTTTATTTTGGAATCAAATTCTTAACAAAAATATTCCCTGAAAAATAA